In Helicobacter pylori, a single genomic region encodes these proteins:
- a CDS encoding pantothenate kinase, with the protein MKGFVMSGLKAFSCVVVLCGAMANAAIASPKIEARGELGKLIGGGVGGFVGDKIGGAIGVPGGPVGIGLGKFVGGTAGGYIGSEIGDRVEDYIRGVDREPQAPREPTYDRHFVYDR; encoded by the coding sequence ATGAAAGGATTTGTTATGAGTGGATTAAAAGCATTTAGTTGTGTAGTGGTTTTATGCGGTGCAATGGCTAATGCGGCTATAGCTAGTCCTAAAATAGAGGCAAGGGGTGAATTAGGCAAACTTATAGGGGGTGGTGTTGGGGGTTTTGTTGGTGATAAAATTGGAGGAGCAATTGGGGTTCCTGGAGGTCCAGTGGGTATTGGATTAGGGAAATTTGTTGGTGGCACAGCAGGAGGATATATTGGGTCTGAAATAGGCGATAGAGTAGAAGATTACATCCGTGGCGTTGATAGAGAGCCACAAGCCCCAAGAGAACCCACCTATGATCGTCATTTCGTGTATGATAGGTAG
- a CDS encoding aminodeoxychorismate/anthranilate synthase component II: MKIFFIDNFDSFSYNLVYELECLGYEVAVYQNDIDPSYLMDLMNEESKTPLLFISPGPGNPSNSGNLLKIIEMAKKKFPILGVCLGLQALAQSYGAKIIRSKEIVHGKATTIALKKHAVFKGLGESMVVGRYHSLMASGLPKNLEVIAEHDNIPMAIVNEEDRILAYQFHPESIMTLQGRALLEQSVGFLEGLL; encoded by the coding sequence ATGAAAATCTTTTTTATAGATAATTTTGATTCTTTCTCTTATAACTTGGTGTATGAATTAGAGTGTTTGGGTTATGAAGTGGCTGTTTATCAAAACGATATTGATCCGAGTTATCTTATGGATTTGATGAATGAAGAATCAAAAACGCCTTTATTGTTCATTTCACCCGGGCCTGGTAACCCTAGTAATTCAGGCAATCTTTTAAAAATCATTGAAATGGCTAAAAAGAAATTCCCCATTTTAGGGGTTTGTTTAGGCTTACAGGCTTTAGCGCAAAGCTATGGGGCTAAAATCATAAGGAGCAAAGAAATCGTGCATGGCAAAGCGACGACTATTGCGCTCAAAAAGCATGCCGTTTTTAAAGGTTTAGGGGAAAGCATGGTGGTGGGGCGTTACCATTCTTTAATGGCGAGCGGGTTGCCTAAAAATTTAGAAGTGATCGCCGAACATGACAATATCCCTATGGCTATTGTCAATGAAGAAGATAGAATTTTAGCCTATCAATTCCACCCTGAAAGCATCATGACTTTACAAGGGAGGGCGCTGTTGGAGCAAAGCGTAGGGTTTTTAGAAGGGTTATTATGA
- a CDS encoding phosphomannomutase/phosphoglucomutase produces MDISIFREYDIRGIYPTTLDENTAFSIGVELGKIMRECDKSVFVGHDARVHGRFLFEALSAGLQSSGLKVYDLGLIPTPVAYFAAFNGINGIQCPNSIMITGSHNPKEYNGFKITLNQNPFYGKDIQALKDTLLNAKHEIKPLKETPEKANALEAYQRYLIKDFKHLKNLKYKIALDFGNGVGALGLEPILKALNIDFSSLYSDPDGNFPNHHPDPSEAKNLKDLEKHMQENAISIGFAFDGDADRIAMLSSHHVYAGDELAILFAKRLHAQGITPFVIGEVKCSQVMYNTINTFGKTLMYKTGHSNLKIKLKETNAHFAAEMSGHIFFKERYFGYDDALYACLRALELLLEQTPSDLENTIKNLPYSYTTPEEKIAVSEEEKFEIIHNLQEALKNPPSHFPTIKEIISIDGVRVVFEHGFGLIRASNTTPYLVSRFEGKDEITALEYKRALLGLLEKL; encoded by the coding sequence ATGGACATTAGCATTTTTAGGGAATATGATATTAGAGGCATTTACCCCACCACTTTAGACGAAAATACGGCCTTTAGTATCGGCGTGGAATTAGGGAAAATCATGCGAGAATGCGATAAAAGCGTGTTTGTAGGACATGACGCTAGGGTGCATGGGCGCTTTTTGTTTGAAGCTTTGAGCGCGGGGCTGCAATCAAGCGGCTTGAAAGTGTATGATTTAGGGCTAATCCCCACACCGGTAGCGTATTTTGCGGCCTTTAATGGAATCAATGGCATTCAATGCCCTAATTCCATCATGATCACTGGCTCTCACAACCCCAAAGAATACAACGGCTTTAAAATCACGCTCAACCAAAACCCGTTTTACGGCAAGGACATTCAGGCTTTAAAAGACACGCTTTTAAACGCAAAGCATGAAATAAAACCCTTAAAAGAAACACCAGAAAAAGCCAATGCCCTAGAAGCGTATCAGCGCTATTTGATCAAGGACTTTAAGCATTTAAAAAATCTAAAATACAAAATCGCCCTGGATTTTGGCAATGGCGTGGGAGCGTTAGGGTTAGAGCCGATTTTAAAGGCTTTAAACATTGATTTTAGCAGCCTTTATAGCGATCCTGATGGGAATTTCCCTAACCACCACCCAGACCCCAGCGAAGCGAAAAACTTAAAAGATTTAGAAAAACACATGCAAGAAAACGCTATTTCTATAGGCTTTGCTTTTGATGGCGATGCGGATAGGATTGCGATGTTAAGCTCTCATCATGTTTATGCGGGCGATGAATTAGCGATTTTATTCGCTAAACGCTTGCATGCTCAAGGCATCACCCCCTTTGTGATCGGCGAAGTCAAATGCTCTCAAGTGATGTATAACACGATTAATACCTTTGGCAAGACGCTCATGTATAAAACCGGGCATAGCAATTTAAAAATCAAACTCAAAGAAACCAACGCGCATTTTGCGGCTGAAATGAGCGGGCATATCTTTTTTAAAGAGCGCTATTTTGGCTATGATGACGCTCTTTATGCATGCTTAAGGGCTTTAGAGTTATTGCTCGAACAAACCCCAAGCGATTTGGAAAACACCATTAAAAACCTCCCCTATTCCTACACCACGCCTGAAGAAAAAATCGCCGTGAGCGAAGAAGAAAAATTTGAAATCATTCACAACTTACAAGAAGCGCTTAAAAACCCGCCAAGCCATTTCCCTACAATCAAAGAAATCATCAGCATTGATGGCGTGAGAGTGGTTTTTGAACATGGCTTTGGGCTTATTCGCGCAAGCAACACCACCCCCTATTTAGTCAGCCGCTTTGAAGGCAAGGATGAAATAACGGCGTTAGAATATAAAAGGGCGTTGCTTGGGTTATTAGAAAAACTTTAA
- the trpB gene encoding tryptophan synthase subunit beta encodes MNQKAYFGEFGGSFVSELLVPALRELEQAFDACLKDEGFQKEYFHLLKDFVGRPSPLTLCQNIVSNPKVKLYLKREDLIHGGAHKTNQALGQALLAKKMGKTRIIAETGAGQHGVATAIACALLNLKCVIFMGGKDIKRQEMNVFRMRLLGAEVREVNSGSATLKDAVNEALRDWASSYKDTHYLLGTAAGPHPYPTMVKTFQKMIGDEVKSQILEKENRLPDYVIACVGGGSNAIGIFSAFLNDKEVKLIGVEPAGLGLETNKHGATLNKGRVGILHGNKTYLLQDDEGQIAESHSISAGLDYPGVGPEHSYLKEIGRAVYESASDIEALEAFSLLCQKEGIIPALESSHALAYALKLAQKCEEESIIVVNLSGRGDKDLSTVYNALKGGLK; translated from the coding sequence ATGAATCAAAAAGCGTATTTTGGGGAGTTTGGAGGGAGTTTTGTGTCAGAGTTGTTAGTGCCTGCATTAAGAGAATTAGAACAGGCGTTTGATGCGTGTTTGAAAGATGAGGGATTCCAAAAAGAATATTTTCATCTTTTAAAAGATTTTGTGGGCCGTCCCAGCCCTTTAACCTTGTGTCAAAACATCGTTTCTAACCCTAAAGTTAAGCTTTATTTAAAACGAGAAGATTTAATCCATGGCGGGGCGCATAAGACTAATCAAGCCTTAGGGCAAGCCCTTTTAGCGAAAAAAATGGGTAAAACAAGGATTATTGCTGAAACGGGCGCTGGGCAGCATGGCGTTGCAACGGCTATCGCTTGCGCGTTATTGAACTTAAAGTGCGTGATTTTTATGGGAGGCAAAGACATCAAGCGCCAGGAAATGAATGTTTTTAGAATGCGCTTATTGGGCGCTGAAGTGAGAGAAGTTAATTCAGGGAGTGCGACGCTTAAAGACGCCGTGAATGAGGCCTTGAGAGATTGGGCGAGCAGTTACAAGGACACGCATTATTTGCTAGGCACAGCCGCCGGGCCGCACCCTTACCCCACAATGGTTAAAACCTTTCAAAAAATGATAGGCGATGAAGTTAAAAGCCAAATTCTAGAAAAAGAAAACCGCTTGCCTGATTATGTGATCGCATGCGTTGGAGGGGGGTCTAACGCTATAGGGATATTCAGCGCGTTTTTAAACGATAAAGAGGTCAAACTCATAGGCGTAGAGCCAGCCGGTTTAGGGCTAGAAACCAATAAGCATGGGGCGACTTTGAATAAGGGGCGTGTGGGGATTTTGCATGGGAATAAAACCTATCTTTTACAAGATGATGAAGGCCAGATTGCAGAAAGCCATAGCATTAGCGCCGGGCTTGATTATCCAGGAGTGGGGCCAGAACACAGCTATTTAAAAGAGATTGGGCGCGCGGTTTATGAGAGCGCAAGCGATATTGAAGCGCTAGAAGCTTTCAGTTTGTTATGCCAAAAAGAAGGCATTATCCCAGCGCTAGAAAGCTCACACGCCTTAGCGTATGCCCTAAAACTCGCTCAAAAATGCGAAGAAGAAAGCATTATTGTAGTGAATTTAAGCGGTCGAGGGGATAAGGATTTAAGCACCGTTTATAACGCTTTAAAAGGGGGTTTAAAATGA
- the trpF gene encoding bifunctional indole-3-glycerol-phosphate synthase TrpC/phosphoribosylanthranilate isomerase TrpF, translated as MPSVLENILKDKLLEVSALKKNHTLPANITPSDRDFKKALLEKKTNFILECKKASPSKGLIRKDFDLLKIAKTYEKFASCVSVLADSKYFLGSYENIKIVSQHSTKPILCKDFIIDAFQIKLARIMGADAALLMLSALDDKNYLELFNLAKSLNMSVLTEVSNQQEIERLLKLQYDIIGINNRDLHTLTTDINNTLKLRSLLPKDALVVSESGIHSHTQIKALAPYVNGFLVGSSLMKEKDLKKACVKLILGENKVCGLTRIKDAKAVYKNHFIYGGLIFEKSSPRYIKPKEALKITKAVKKLDFVGVFVKDSIKKIQKIAKKLDLKAVQLYGYSQKEIAQLKKSLPKTCAIWQVISVMSAKDLVPKIQEASLILYDTKGDKMGGNGVSFDWEILENVKTPFMLAGGLNLDNIQKALKIKALGLDFNSGLEISPGIKNKDKIKRLARILREY; from the coding sequence ATGCCTAGCGTGTTAGAAAACATCCTTAAAGACAAACTCCTAGAAGTCTCTGCGCTCAAAAAAAATCACACCTTGCCCGCAAACATAACTCCAAGCGATAGGGATTTTAAAAAAGCGTTACTAGAAAAAAAAACCAACTTTATTTTAGAATGTAAAAAAGCATCGCCCTCTAAAGGTTTAATCAGAAAAGATTTTGATCTGTTAAAAATAGCCAAGACTTATGAAAAATTTGCCTCTTGCGTTTCAGTTTTAGCTGATTCTAAATATTTTTTAGGCTCTTATGAAAACATTAAGATCGTTTCGCAGCATTCCACTAAGCCTATTTTATGCAAAGATTTTATCATTGATGCTTTTCAGATCAAACTTGCTAGGATTATGGGAGCTGATGCGGCACTTTTAATGTTAAGCGCGTTAGATGATAAAAATTATTTAGAGCTTTTCAACCTCGCCAAATCTTTAAACATGAGTGTGTTAACTGAAGTTTCCAACCAGCAAGAAATTGAGCGCTTGCTCAAACTCCAATACGACATTATAGGCATCAATAACAGGGATTTACACACCCTGACAACCGACATTAACAACACGCTCAAATTGCGCTCTCTCTTGCCTAAAGACGCGCTCGTGGTGAGTGAGTCCGGTATTCATTCGCACACACAAATCAAAGCCCTAGCCCCTTATGTGAATGGCTTTTTAGTGGGCAGCTCTTTAATGAAAGAAAAGGATTTGAAAAAAGCGTGTGTTAAATTGATTTTAGGCGAAAATAAAGTGTGCGGGCTTACAAGGATTAAAGACGCTAAAGCCGTTTATAAAAACCATTTCATTTATGGGGGTTTGATTTTTGAAAAATCTTCGCCCAGATACATCAAGCCTAAAGAAGCCCTAAAAATCACAAAAGCGGTTAAAAAATTGGATTTTGTGGGCGTGTTTGTGAAAGATAGCATTAAAAAAATTCAAAAAATCGCTAAAAAGCTTGATTTAAAAGCGGTGCAGCTTTATGGCTATTCGCAAAAAGAAATCGCTCAATTAAAAAAATCGCTCCCTAAAACTTGCGCGATTTGGCAAGTAATAAGCGTGATGAGCGCTAAAGATTTAGTGCCTAAAATTCAAGAAGCCTCTCTGATTTTATACGACACTAAGGGGGATAAAATGGGAGGCAATGGCGTGAGTTTTGATTGGGAAATTTTAGAAAATGTCAAAACGCCTTTCATGCTAGCTGGTGGGCTTAATTTGGATAATATTCAAAAAGCCTTGAAGATTAAAGCGTTGGGTTTGGATTTCAATTCCGGTTTAGAAATAAGCCCCGGGATTAAAAATAAGGATAAAATCAAGCGATTAGCCCGAATTTTAAGAGAGTATTAA
- a CDS encoding polyisoprenoid-binding protein has translation MKKALISTLFGVSLVFAKPYTIDKANSSVWFEVKHFKFNETRGVFDSFDGKIDADPNTKALNVFEGKIDIKSINTRNKKRDDHLKTAEFFDALKYPKGSFKMTKYEDGKIHGDLTLHGVTKPVVLEAKIQAPLQNPMNKKEFMVLQAEGKINRKDFGIGKTFNDAVVGDEVKVEIKLEAYAQ, from the coding sequence ATGAAAAAAGCGTTAATATCCACCCTTTTTGGTGTTAGTTTGGTGTTTGCAAAACCCTATACGATTGATAAGGCAAACTCTAGCGTGTGGTTTGAGGTCAAACACTTCAAATTCAATGAAACAAGAGGCGTGTTTGATAGTTTTGATGGCAAAATTGATGCCGATCCTAATACCAAAGCTCTCAATGTTTTTGAAGGCAAAATTGATATTAAGAGCATCAACACTAGGAACAAAAAAAGAGACGACCACCTAAAAACAGCAGAGTTTTTTGATGCACTAAAATACCCAAAAGGGAGTTTTAAAATGACAAAATACGAAGATGGTAAAATCCATGGGGATTTGACCCTTCATGGCGTAACCAAACCTGTCGTATTGGAAGCCAAAATCCAAGCCCCCTTGCAAAACCCCATGAATAAAAAAGAATTCATGGTATTACAAGCTGAAGGCAAAATCAACCGCAAGGATTTTGGTATCGGTAAAACATTTAACGATGCTGTCGTTGGAGATGAGGTAAAGGTTGAAATCAAACTAGAAGCTTACGCTCAATAA
- the tenA gene encoding thiaminase II, producing the protein MQISQYLYQNVQSIWGDCISHPFVQGIGRGTLGRDKFRFYIIQDYLFLLEYAKVFALGVVKACDEAVMREFSNAIQDILNNEMSIHNHYIRELQITPKELQNARPTLANKSYTSYMLAEGFKGSIKEVTAAVLACGWSYLVIARNLSQIPNALEHAFYGHWIKGYSSKEFQACVTWNINLLDSLTLASSKQEIEKLKEIFIATSEYEYLFWDMAYQS; encoded by the coding sequence ATGCAAATTTCACAATATCTGTATCAAAACGTGCAATCTATTTGGGGGGATTGTATTTCCCATCCGTTCGTTCAAGGCATAGGGCGTGGGACTTTAGGAAGAGATAAATTCCGTTTTTATATCATTCAGGATTATTTGTTCCTTTTAGAATACGCTAAGGTGTTTGCTTTAGGCGTAGTTAAGGCTTGTGATGAAGCGGTGATGAGGGAGTTTTCTAACGCTATACAAGATATTTTGAATAACGAGATGAGTATCCATAACCATTACATTAGAGAACTTCAAATCACTCCAAAAGAATTGCAAAACGCGCGCCCCACTCTAGCGAATAAATCCTATACAAGCTACATGCTCGCTGAAGGGTTTAAGGGCTCTATTAAGGAAGTTACGGCGGCTGTTTTAGCCTGTGGCTGGAGCTATTTAGTGATCGCGCGAAATTTGAGCCAAATCCCCAACGCTTTAGAACATGCCTTTTATGGGCATTGGATTAAGGGCTATAGTTCAAAAGAATTTCAAGCGTGTGTAACTTGGAACATTAATTTGCTTGATTCCCTCACCCTCGCTTCTTCAAAACAAGAAATTGAAAAATTAAAGGAGATTTTTATCGCTACAAGCGAATACGAATATCTGTTTTGGGATATGGCGTATCAAAGTTAA
- a CDS encoding 5'-nucleotidase, lipoprotein e(P4) family: MIKKTFASVLLGLSLMSVLNAKECVSPLIQSAKYHQQSAEIRALQLQSYKMAKMALDNNLKLVKDKKPAVILDLDETVLNTADYSGYLIKNCIKYTPETWDKFEKEGSLSLIPGALDFLEYANSKGVKIFYISNRTQKNKVFTLKTLKSFKLPQVSEESVLLKEKGKPKAVRRELVAKDYEIVLQVGDTLHDFDALFAKDAKNSQEQRAKVLQNAQKFGTEWIILPNSLYGTWEDGPIKAWQNKK, encoded by the coding sequence ATGATAAAAAAGACCTTTGCATCAGTTTTATTAGGATTGAGTTTGATGAGTGTTTTAAATGCCAAAGAATGCGTTTCGCCCTTGATTCAAAGCGCTAAATACCATCAGCAAAGCGCTGAGATCAGGGCCTTGCAATTGCAAAGTTACAAAATGGCGAAAATGGCGCTAGACAATAATCTCAAGCTCGTTAAAGACAAAAAGCCAGCCGTCATCTTGGATTTAGATGAAACCGTTTTAAACACGGCGGATTATTCGGGCTATTTGATCAAAAATTGCATTAAATACACCCCAGAAACTTGGGATAAATTTGAAAAAGAAGGCTCTCTTTCGCTCATTCCTGGAGCGCTAGACTTTTTAGAATACGCTAATTCTAAGGGCGTTAAGATTTTTTACATTTCTAACCGCACGCAAAAAAATAAGGTATTCACCTTAAAAACGCTCAAAAGTTTTAAACTCCCCCAAGTGAGTGAAGAATCCGTTTTATTAAAAGAAAAAGGCAAGCCTAAAGCCGTTAGGCGAGAGTTAGTTGCTAAGGATTATGAGATTGTTTTACAAGTGGGCGATACTTTGCATGATTTTGACGCGCTTTTTGCTAAAGACGCTAAAAACAGCCAAGAACAACGGGCTAAAGTCTTGCAAAACGCTCAAAAATTCGGCACAGAGTGGATCATTTTACCCAACTCTCTTTATGGCACATGGGAAGATGGGCCCATAAAAGCATGGCAGAATAAAAAATAA
- a CDS encoding nicotinamide riboside transporter PnuC, with protein MLITTQLSKRFYTILILSCVFLTITNILVKGSFINLLAGLSGVLYAFFAGERQTICFVFGLVYNLSYAYVAYQWKLNADVILCLFLYMPVTIYGLFAWKKTEQHEGVIKAQKLPKNWRFILILGIGVLTCVSALFFKEIKTNFLWAESFNFVIFIIAFILQVLRYMESYVLMTLGNIVSIIVWFCIFQISTESLVQLFTTILYLFIGLYYFNRWNQSCKQ; from the coding sequence ATGTTAATAACCACCCAACTATCCAAACGATTTTACACCATACTCATTCTTTCTTGCGTGTTTTTAACCATCACTAACATCCTTGTCAAAGGCTCGTTTATCAATCTTTTAGCGGGGCTTAGTGGGGTTTTGTATGCGTTTTTTGCCGGAGAAAGGCAAACGATTTGCTTTGTGTTTGGTCTTGTTTACAATTTGAGTTACGCTTATGTCGCTTATCAGTGGAAATTAAACGCTGATGTGATTTTATGCCTTTTTTTGTATATGCCGGTAACGATTTATGGGCTGTTCGCATGGAAAAAGACAGAGCAGCATGAAGGCGTTATCAAGGCTCAAAAACTTCCCAAAAATTGGCGTTTTATACTCATTTTAGGCATAGGGGTTTTAACTTGTGTGAGCGCTTTGTTTTTTAAAGAGATTAAAACGAATTTTTTATGGGCAGAGAGTTTTAATTTCGTCATCTTTATTATTGCTTTTATTTTGCAGGTTTTGCGTTATATGGAGAGTTATGTTTTAATGACTTTGGGGAATATCGTGTCTATTATCGTGTGGTTTTGTATTTTCCAAATTTCTACAGAGAGCTTGGTGCAACTCTTCACAACGATTCTATACCTTTTTATTGGCTTGTATTATTTTAACCGCTGGAATCAGTCATGCAAGCAGTGA
- a CDS encoding lipopolysaccharide heptosyltransferase family protein: MDFVGFEDLKCKDKENSQKVFVIRNDKLGDFILAIPALIALKHAFLEKGKEVYLGVVVPSYTTPIALEFPFIDEVIIEDNRLSATLKSKSIDALIFLFSNFKNARLAFSLRKFIPYILAPKTKIYSWFYQKSVRQNRSLCLKTEYEYNLDLIHVFCKDHNLPNAQLKKIAWKLKDKFKERSIIASKLNADVDLLWIGVHMHSGGSSPVLPASHFIELIAILHEKLSCEIILICGPGERKATEELLKKAPFAHLYDTSHSLVDLAKLCTNLSVYIGNASGPLHVNALFDNQSIGFYPNELTASIARWRPFNEQFLGITPPNGSNDMGLIDIKKESEKIMGFITKNLSHHAQER; encoded by the coding sequence ATGGATTTTGTAGGGTTTGAAGATTTAAAATGTAAAGATAAAGAAAACTCTCAAAAAGTTTTTGTAATCCGTAACGATAAGTTAGGCGATTTTATTTTAGCCATACCCGCTTTAATCGCTCTCAAGCATGCTTTTTTAGAAAAAGGCAAAGAAGTGTATTTGGGCGTGGTTGTACCTAGCTATACCACCCCAATAGCCTTGGAATTCCCTTTCATTGATGAAGTCATTATAGAAGACAACCGTTTGAGTGCCACTCTCAAAAGTAAATCCATTGACGCTCTTATCTTTTTATTTTCTAATTTTAAAAACGCCAGACTCGCTTTTAGTTTGAGGAAATTTATTCCTTATATCCTAGCCCCAAAGACTAAAATCTATTCTTGGTTTTATCAAAAGAGCGTGCGCCAAAACCGCTCTTTATGTTTAAAAACCGAATACGAATACAATTTGGATCTCATCCATGTGTTTTGTAAAGATCACAACCTCCCTAACGCCCAACTTAAAAAAATCGCATGGAAGCTTAAAGACAAATTCAAAGAGCGATCCATCATCGCTTCAAAACTCAACGCTGATGTTGATCTATTGTGGATCGGCGTGCATATGCATAGCGGAGGCAGTTCGCCCGTATTGCCTGCCTCGCATTTCATTGAGTTGATTGCAATCTTGCATGAAAAATTAAGTTGTGAGATCATTCTTATTTGCGGGCCAGGCGAGAGGAAAGCCACAGAAGAACTCCTTAAAAAAGCCCCTTTCGCTCATCTCTATGATACGAGCCATAGTTTAGTGGATTTAGCCAAATTGTGCACGAATTTAAGCGTCTATATCGGGAACGCTTCAGGCCCTTTGCATGTGAACGCTTTATTTGACAACCAATCTATCGGGTTTTACCCTAACGAACTCACCGCCTCTATTGCCAGATGGCGGCCTTTCAACGAACAATTTTTAGGCATCACCCCACCTAATGGATCAAACGACATGGGTTTGATTGACATTAAAAAAGAAAGCGAAAAGATTATGGGATTTATCACAAAAAATCTTTCTCATCACGCGCAAGAAAGATAA